A stretch of Kryptolebias marmoratus isolate JLee-2015 linkage group LG24, ASM164957v2, whole genome shotgun sequence DNA encodes these proteins:
- the fam163ab gene encoding protein FAM163A has translation MTAGTVVITGGILATVILLCIIAVLCYCRLQYYCCKNNGSDSGSISQQHFACNACSLTGLDGPIVTPLSLSPPELPKSSNPTKPAGGQRRYCPSCSPYDSPFYIRTTDEMRNGGERVTYMPTHYDNQALSMPLPVVRGSLLRDAQRGRPPDFYTNTRAISTEV, from the exons ATGACAGCTGGAACTGTTGTCATAACTGGAGGAATACTGGCCACAGTGATACTTCTGTGTATCATAGCCGTGCTCTGTTACTGTAGACTCCAG tacTACTGCTGTAAGAATAATGGCTCTGACAGCGGCTCCATCTCTCAGCAACACTTTGCCTGCAACGCCTGCAGCCTCACTGGGCTGGACGGACCAATCGTCACGCCGCTGTCCCTGTCGCCCCCAGAGCTGCCCAAATCCTCCAACCCCACCAAGCCGGCTGGGGGCCAGCGCCGCTACTGCCCCAGCTGCTCGCCGTACGACTCGCCCTTCTACATCCGTACCACCGATGAGATGCGCAACGGTGGCGAGCGGGTCACCTACATGCCCACGCACTACGACAACCAGGCGCTGTCGATGCCCCTGCCTGTTGTCCGAGGCTCCCTGCTGAGGGACGCTCAGCGAGGCCGGCCGCCCGATTTCTACACCAACACCCGAGCCATCAGCACAGAGGTGTAG